A DNA window from Aspergillus nidulans FGSC A4 chromosome V contains the following coding sequences:
- a CDS encoding putative C6 transcription factor (transcript_id=CADANIAT00003025) has translation MPNPKSRRLVPVVSDTISLPVQKRRKNVGTACSSCKARKLKCTGAPPCANCLKSRLECTLDETADKRRRGVLKRKIDKLEDKEDLLVRLLEFFRESSNRSTIPLLNLIRSHASPAEIRFYIEQQPNLPQTPELLEVELPQRHILDARKSSDAPRFSVPARPWTSIIDDDDLVSRLISSWFTWVHPICNFIDRDLFIRDMQSGSLSASYCSPLLVNIILSDACAYSSDNLSDLRTNFYTEAKRLLDKEEGRISLPTVQALSVLWMCNSATNIGRDRQAWIIGGQLAYSLRELLASCNSPPDYVNHTNWGIFNLSLAHALLVRKFPAIPPPSQPPPSNQCKNHTWCSQSDAHTFCLFNAVCELNRTAYNLGQALFTPLLHLDLSSKKLDALQYLGEWLDQLPICLNERNVDIPHVLSLHMHYHTIMSAVYGLFRFQSVDPSTHPLSPNIREALRSPAYAFDGCLSSACKVAQLTLVHRSRWGADRMPAINVPYIITALFNLLEVIDDPINRDAFISLVVATGAFSQRSPVTKGYMRTLQNMALERKISLPAETGPFFLNSDS, from the exons ATGCCAAACCCAAAGTCCCGTCGCCTAGTTCCCGTAGTCTCCGACACTATTTCTCTCCCCGTCCAGAAACGCAGGAAGAATGTCGGCACCGCGTGTTCGTCTTGCAAGGCTCGCAAGCTCAAG TGTACCGGAGCTCCTCCCTGCGCCAACTGCCTGAAAAGCCGCCTCGAATGTACCCTCGACGAAACCGCCGACAAACGCCGTCGTGGAGTCCTCAAGCGCAAGATTGACAAGTTGGAAGATAAGGAAGATCTACTGGTCCGCCTCCTCGAATTCTTTCGCGAGAGTAGCAACCGCAGCACAATCCCTCTTTTGAACCTCATCCGCAGCCATGCCTCTCCTGCAGAAATTCGCTTCTATATCGAGCAACAGCCGAACCTTCCGCAGACACCAGAGCTCTTGGAAGTTGAACTGCCTCAGCGCCATATTCTTGACGCCAGGAAGTCTTCTGACGCTCCACGCTTCTCTGTCCCTGCGCGACCCTGGACCTCCATTATAGACGACGACGATCTTGTCTCGAGGCTGATTTCTTCCTGGTTTACGTGGGTACATCCGATCTGCAACTTCATCGATCGCGATCTCTTCATCCGGGATATGCAATCTGGATCCCTTTCAGCATCGTATTGCTCGCCGCTCCTGGTGAACATCATACTATCTGATGCATGT GCTTACTCTTCCGACAATCTATCTGATCTGCGAACGAACTTTTACACGGAAGCCAAAAGATTACTTGACAAGGAAGAGGGCCGTATTAGTTTACCCACGGTGCAGGCCTTATCAGTTCTATGGATGTG TAATAGCGCAACGAACATCGGCCGTGACCGACAAGCATGGATCATAGGTGGACAGCTGGCGTATTCGCTTCGAGAACTGTTGGCTTCCTGCAACTCTCCACCTGATTATGTTAACCACACGAACTGGGGTATATTCAATCTTTCCTT GGCTCATGCTTTACTAGTCCGAAAATTCCCAGCTATTCCACCACCCTCCCAGCCGCCACCTAGCAACCAGTGCAAGAACCACACTTGGTGCTCGCAGTCTGACGCACACACGTTCTGCCTCTTCAACGCCGTTTGCGAATTGAACCGAACTGCGTACAATCTGGGGCAAGCTCTCTTCACACCCCTGCTCCATTTAGACTTGAGTAGCAAGAAACTCGACGCACTCCAGTATCTCGGTGAATGGCTGGACCAGCTACCGATATGTCTGAATGAACGCAATGTTGATATTCCTCATGTTCTCTCTCTACA TATGCACTACCACACCATCATGTCGGCAGTCTACGGCCTATTTCGATTCCAGTCTGTCGATCCCTCCACTCACCCACTGAGCCCGAATATCCGTGAAGCTCTAAGGTCTCCTGCTTACGCTTTCGACGGCTGTCTGTCGTCTGCCTGCAAAGTCGCGCAGTTAACCCTTGTCCATCGTTCTAGGTGGGGAGCCGACCGGATGCCTGCAATCAACGTTCCTTACATTATAACAGCACTCTTCAATCTGCTAGAAGTTATAGACGATCCTATCAATCGTGATGCATTTATCTCACTCGTGGTAGCCACCGGTGCCTTTTCGCAACGATCGCCCGTTACAAAAGGATATATGCGCACCCTACAGAACATGGCGCTAGAACGAAAGATATCGCTTCCAGCCGAAACAGGTCCTTTTTTCTTGAATTCGGACTCCTGA
- a CDS encoding uncharacterized protein (transcript_id=CADANIAT00003026) yields the protein MTAVEMGTVNSRPLVQIFEEIGPDRWEDREPDLNILESRPEANFLVLLSNEFREYAKEHMPEFKNKFLDEFWPVLEDDINGSFHCEYNDSNARVTPAVTWSCFKIKEVKTAGEYKWKQPAIHVDWNADTGRHVVHVIEPPLQRPSEFLPRIPPAEERRCNPFSWHAAFARMVLEQYDRAFWLLRDLVRKQEKERSESAHKPNDFPHLHDILRHLFHYEETIEVAQHTLRMMAAEKDRWRNEDEEDIRQNLGIWIKTRQRILHEEKRAHSLKTRSKSLNDRHRNEINLVTHLAQQVSMVYLPGTFVSGLFGTNFFSFQADPGNTWLMADEFWLYWAVTLPLTFATVVIWAIWHWQDKFVFLRNKAQGQRSNTSAGFTNSRGNLESNDRPNITFLRRMTTALGWGEGVQRVETV from the exons ATGACTGCGGTTGAAATGGGTACGGTCAACAGCCGTCCGCTGGTCCAGATTTTCGAAGAAATCG GGCCCGACCGTTGGGAAGACCGTGAACCTGATTTGAATATTTTGGAG TCCAGGCCGGAGGCCAACTTTCTCGT CCTTCTCTCCAACGAATTCAGAGAATATGCGAAAGAACACATGCCCGAGTTCAAAAACAAATTCCTTGATGAATTCTGGCCGGTGCTAGAGGACGACATTAACGGGTCCTTCCACTGTGAATATAACGACTCGAATGCTAGAGTCACACCAGCAg TTACCTGGTCGTGTTTCAAAATCAAAGAAGTCAAAACAGCGGGAGAGTACAAATGGAAGCAGCCTGCCATACACGTGGATTGGAATGCAGACACCGGACGACACGTTGTGCACGTCATCGAACCGCCGTTGCAGAGGCCCAGCGAATTCCTTCCCAGGATTCCGCCCGCCGAAGAACGACGATGTAATCCATTCTCCTGGCATGCAGCGTTTGCGCGGATGGTGCTCGAGCAGTATGATAGGGCGTTTTGGCTGTTGAGAGACTTGGTGCGAAAGCAGGAGAAG GAACGATCAGAGTCAGCACATAAGCCGAACGATTTTCCCCATCTGCATGACATCCTGCGGCATCTTTTCCACTATGAAGAAACGATCGAGGTGGCGCAACATACGTTGCGGATGATGGCGGCTGAAAAAGATCGTTGGCGtaacgaagacgaggaagacatTCGGCAAAACCTAGGAATATGGATTAAGACCCGTCAGCGTATCCTGCACGAGGAAAAGAGAGCACATTCGTTAAAAACTCGGTCGAAGTCGTTGAATGACCGGCATCGAAATGAGATTAACCTGGTAACACATCTAGCTCAACAAG TGAGTATGGTGTATTTGCCAGGGACGTTTGTATCT GGCCTCTTCGGCACCaatttcttcagctttcaAGCTGACCCGGGCAATACATGGCTCATGGCTGACGAGTTCTGGCTCTACTGGGCAGTGACGCTGCCCTTAACCTTCGCCACGGTGGTCATCTGGGCGATCTGGCACTGGCAGGACAAATTCGTCTTCTTGCGGAATAAAGCGCAGGGTCAAAGGTCGAATACATCTGCTGGTTTCACCAATTCCAGGGGCAATCTTGAGTCCAATGATAGACCGAACATTACTTTTTTGAGAAGGATGACCACCGCACTTGGATGGGGGGAGGGTGTGCAGCGAGTAGAGACGGTGTGA
- a CDS encoding flavin-containing monooxygenase (transcript_id=CADANIAT00003027) — protein MPPEDAQFLPTYSQIACVGAGISGIALGATLKRWYQMDDIRYFERHSDCGGTWHISSYPGMSVESIEFSANSIYKGCACDVPSALYSYSFAQNPSWTKLMPSYKEIKAYQQEVADNYGLHEKMTFRTEVKECWWREDASRWLMKLRNVETDEISYHECQILFGATGVLVEPRACDIPGASTFKGSLFHTARWNHDVSLDGKKVVVIGNGCTAAQVVPAIMDRSGSVTQIIRSKHWVVETANVQYTPTMLWAFRNIPGLQALHRFAIYQGAEADWQLFPMTKSAAKYRQTRRKEIEAYMRRAAPAKYHDLLIPDFEVGCKRRIFDCGYLDSLHNDKYLLTDAKILEITPEGIQTSNGLIEADVIVLATGFNTNTFLPGMQVHGRDGITVDEHWSRQGGPGAYNTCAMNGFPNFFVLLGPNTVTGHTSAVMAAENSVNYALRVLKPVLDGAASAVEVKADAEHAYVESVQTALRNTVWNAGCHSWYVNEKGWNAMAYPWTQPHFWYRSLFPVWKDWNIKWAQKPATQAWRRLLLAVLLVVSLGVFNRAATSRNVSWWTGIVTGLRKRVTA, from the exons ATGCCGCCAGAAGACGCCCAATTCCTACCCACCTACAGCCAGATTGCTTGCGTTGGCGCCGGAATAAGTGGCATAGCACTAGGCGCCACGCTGAAACGTTGGTATCAAATGGACGACATTCGGTATTTTGAGCGACACAGCGATTGCGGCGGAACCTGGCACATTAGCTCCTATCCCGGTATGTCTGTTGAGTCCATTGAGTTCTCGGCTAACAGTATCTACAAAGGCTGTGCGTGCGATGTCCCGAGCGCCCTCTACAGCTATTCATTTGCGCAGAACCCAAGCTGGACCAAGTTGATGCCTTCGTAcaaggaaatcaaggcgTACCAACAGGAAGTAGCCGACAATTATGGACTCCATGAGAAAATGACGTTTCGCACCGAGGTCAAGGAGTGCTGGTGGCGAGAAGATGCTTCACGATGGCTCATGAAGCTACGCAACGTGGAAACGGATGAGATCTCCTACCATGAATGCCAGATACTCTTCGGCGCGACGGGAGTCTTAGTTGAACCTCGCGCCTGCGATATCCCGGGCGCGTCAACATTCAAGGGCTCTCTCTTCCACACCGCGAGATGGAACCACGATGTTAGTCTGGACGGAAAGAAGGTCGTAGTCATTGGTAATGGAT GTACTGCTGCCCAGGTTGTACCAGCTATCATGGATCGCAGCGGCTCAGTGACGCAAATCATCCGCAGCAAGCACTGGGTGGTTGAAACGGCCAATGTGCAATACACCCCTACTATGTTATGGGCCTTTCGGAACATCCCTGGCCTCCAGGCACTCCATCGTTTCGCTATATACCAAGGCGCTGAGGCTGACTGGCAGCTCTTCCCTATGACGAAGTCGGCTGCTAAATACCGCCAGACGCGACGCAAAGAGATTGAGGCCTATATGCGAAGGGCCGCGCCGGCCAAATACCATGACCTTCTCATCCCAGACTTTGAAGTCGGCTGCAAG CGTCGGATCTTCGATTGCGGTTACCTCGACTCCTTGCACAATGATAAGTATCTCCTCACGGACGCCAAGATCCTCGAAATCACCCCGGAAGGTATACAAACCTCGAACGGACTCATTGAGGCAGACGTGATCGTCCTTGCGACCGGATTCAATACGAACACTTTCCTCCCGGGTATGCAAGTTCATGGTCGAGATGGCATAACCGTTGACGAACACTGGAGCCGCCAGGGCGGTCCAGGGGCATACAATACCTGCGCGATGAACGGCTTCCCGAACTTCTTCGTCCTACTGGGACCAAATACCGTAACGGGCCATACGTCGGCTGTTATGGCTGCTGAGAA CTCGGTAAATTACGCACTTCGCGTCCTAAAACCGGTCTTAGATGGCGCCGCATCAGCCGTTGAAGTCAAAGCTGATGCGGAACATGCTTATGTCGAGAGCGTCCAGACTGCGCTACGGAATACAGTTTGGAACGCTGGCTGTCACTCG TGGTACGTCAACGAGAAAGGCTGGAACGCGATGGCCTATCCCTGGACGCAGCCCCATTTCTGGTATAGAAGTTTGTTTCCGGTTTGGAAGGATTGGAATATCAAG TGGGCACAGAAACCAGCCACTCAGGCTTGGAGACGGCTGCTTCTAGCCGTATTACTCGTCGTGAGCCTTGGTGTATTTAATCGTGCTGCCACTTCCCGCAACGTTTCATGGTGGACAGGGATAGTTACTGGACTACGGAAGAGAGTTACCGCGTAG
- a CDS encoding uncharacterized protein (transcript_id=CADANIAT00003028), producing MSDHGDTAPLLGEQRQPEYGAVEEAPPVAESRTSFKRNLGTAEAFSIIISIVIGSGIFTSPGSIDTNVPSPGFALIVWLVGGILAWTGAATMAELGTTIPGEGGVQPYLQYIFGDVFGFLAAWTWIVAVIPASLGIMSIVFVESVFSAIGENNRTQGPLHKLLSILVLIVFSMANGISTKATNRLNRFFVTAKFTAIAATFVAGIAVVVYHLAAQTDKSTQDWWTKSWFGYRTSVGPDGSEIDWSKVTRWEMLGHYSAALYGALWAYSGWDKAIYITAELSAPARQLPLAINTAIPIVVGSYIAVNAAYYILLPWDVVSTSDSVAVTAFNHLLGPGVGLLAAAVICLVVAGSLLGSAFVGSRMIVSASNKNWLPRFLGRVGYIGLRPASPSDESDAPINALIFSTACSALYIIFGNFRALVTFNGLGEYSFFFLTMVGALVLRFREPKLHRPYKPIVLIPVVFTLVSGFVVARGAVFAPFQAAVLIAVWGLGLGFYWARRWWLRRRG from the exons ATGTCAGACCATGGCGATACCGCGCCTCTCCTCGGCGAGCAGCGCCAGCCGGAATACGGAGCCGTCGAAGAAGCGCCCCCGGTCGCTGAATCGCGCACCTCATTCAAGCGCAACCTCGGCACCGCCGAGGCGTTtagcatcatcatcagtatTGTTATTGGAAGCGGAATCTTTACCTCGCCAGGATCGATCGATACAAATGTCCCGTCGCCTGGATTTGCGTTGATCGTTTGGCTGGTGGGTGGAATTCTGGCGTGGACGGgggcggcgacgatggcAGAGCTTGGCACTACGATCCCAGGAGAGG GTGGAGTCCAGCCGTACCTTCAGTACATCTTCGGCGACGTTTTTGGCTTCCTGGCCGCGTGGACGTGGATCGTCGCGGTGATCCCAGCGTCGCTGGGGATCATGAGCATAGTCTTTGTTGAGAGCGTCTTCTCTGCCATTGGCGAAAACAATCGGACTCAGGGGCCGCTGCACAAGCTCCTCTCGATCCTTGtgctcatcgtcttcagtaTGGCCAACGGTATCAGCACAAAGGCGACGAACCGCTTGAACCGGTTCTTCGTGACGGCCAAGTTCACGGCGATCGCAGCGACCTTTGTCGCGGGGATTGCGGTCGTCGTGTATCACCTCGCCGCGCAGACGGACAAGTCGACGCAGGATTGGTGGACGAAGTCGTGGTTTGGGTATAGAACCAGCGTTGGGCCGGACGGGTCGGAGATTGACTGGAGTAAAGTGACTCGGTGGGAGATGTTGGGCCATTACTCGGCGGCTCTTTACGGTGCGCTCTGGGCGTATTCCGGGTGGGATAAG GCAATCTATATCACTGCTGAACTGTCGGCGCCAGCCCGCCAACTCCCGCTAGCCATCAACACCGCGATCCCAATCGTGGTCGGAAGTTACATCGCTGTCAACGCAGCATACTACATTCTGCTTCCATGGGACGTCGTCTCCACCAGTGACAGTGTCGCCGTGACCGCGTTCAACCACCTTCTCGGCCCGGGCGTCGGCCTCCTAGCCGCCGCCGTCATTTGTCTCGTCGTCGCCGGTTCACTGCTCGGAAGCGCCTTCGTCGGCAGCCGGATGATCGTCTCCGCGTCGAACAAGAACTGGCTCCCCCGATTCCTCGGGCGGGTCGGCTACATCGGGCTGCGCCCGGCCTCTCCATCAGACGAGTCCGACGCTCCCATCAACGCcctcatcttctcaacagcctgcTCAGCCTTGTACATCATCTTTGGCAATTTCCGCGCCCTGGTCACGTTCAACGGCCTGGGCGAGTacagtttcttcttcctgacGATGGTCGGTGCTCTGGTGTTACGGTTCCGCGAGCCAAAGCTGCATCGTCCATACAAGCCAATCGTCCTGATCCCCGTCGTGTTTACCTTGGTTAGCGGGTTCGTAGTCGCCCGCGGGGCGGTCTTTGCGCCGTTCCAGGCGGCAGTCCTTATTGCAGTTTGGGGTCTGGGATTGGGGTTCTATTGGGCGCGCAGGTGGTGGCTGCGGCGAAGGGGCTGA
- a CDS encoding protein ngn26 (transcript_id=CADANIAT00003030): protein MPQATLHTPRLKLVPYADEHYPLSKALDQDPEVMKHIGFGRPLTDDETKQVHAWLLNSCTSVPGLGTWVAYAEDKPDPIGWWILAPTPLDPSKPTENFSTERSETGYRLLREHWGKGYATEGSKEVIRHAFQELGLTEVFGETMTVNKPSRKVMEKLGMKHVDTWFNTYPTPPPGIEEGEVRYRITRGEWEAMQYGSPPSSC from the coding sequence ATGCCCCAGGCAACACTACATACGCCACGGCTGAAGCTCGTTCCCTACGCCGACGAGCACTACCCCCTCAGCAAGGCGCTCGACCAGGACCCTGAGGTCATGAAGCACATCGGCTTCGGACGCCCGCTCACAGACGACGAGACGAAACAAGTCCACGCGTGGCTACTTAACTCCTGCACCTCAGTCCCAGGGCTGGGCACCTGGGTCGCATACGCAGAGGATAAACCTGATCCGATCGGATGGTGGATTCTCGCGCCTACGCCTCTTGATCCGTCTAAACCAACTGAGAACTTCAGCACCGAGCGCTCAGAAACGGGATACAGACTGCTACGCGAGCACTGGGGAAAGGGCTATGCCACCGAAGGCTCAAAAGAGGTCATCCGCCATGCATTCCAGGAGCTGGGTCTGACGGAGGTCTTTGGCGAGACCATGACGGTGAACAAGCCAAGCAGGAAAGTtatggagaagctgggcaTGAAGCACGTCGATACTTGGTTCAATACCTATCCGACCCCGCCGCCGGGGattgaagaaggggaggTCCGCTATCGGATTACGCGCGGGGAGTGGGAGGCCATGCAATATGGGAGTCCGCCAAGTAGTTGTTAG